One window from the genome of Ictidomys tridecemlineatus isolate mIctTri1 chromosome 12, mIctTri1.hap1, whole genome shotgun sequence encodes:
- the Polr1b gene encoding DNA-directed RNA polymerase I subunit RPA2 isoform X2, translated as MHCVKGEHSAVNMNLHYLENGTVMLNFIYRKELFFLPLGFALKALVSFSDYQIFQELIKGKEDDSFFRNSVSQMLRIVMEEGCSTQKQVLNYLGECFRVKLSLPDWYSNEQAAEFLFNQCICIHLKSSTEKFYVLCLMTRKLFALARGECMEENPDSLVNQEVLTPGQLFLMFLKEKMEAWLVSIKIALDKKAQKTDVSINSENLMKIFSMGTDLTRPFEYLLATGNLRSKTGLGFLQDSGLCVVADKLNFIRYLSHFRCVHRGAAFAKMRTTTVRRLLPESWGFLCPVHTPDGAPCGLMNHLTATCEVVTQLVYTTSLPTLLCSLGVTPVDGAPHRPYRECYPVLLDGLMVGWVDKDLAPGIADSLRRFKVLREKRIPPWMEVVLVPMTGKPSLYPGLLLFTTPCRLVRPVQNLELGQEELIGTMEQLFMNIAIFEDEVFAGVTTHQELFPHSLLSVIANFIPFSDHNQSPRNMYQCQMGKQTMGFPLLTYQDRSDNKLYRLQTPQSPLVRPCMYDYYDMDNYPIGTNAIVAVISYTGYDMEDAMILNKASWERGFAHGSVYKSEFIDLSERIKQGDDSLVFGVKPGDPRTLQKLDGDGLPFIGAALKYGDPYYGYLNLNTGESFVVFYKSKENCIVDNIKVCSNDTGNGKFKCVCVTMRVPRNPTIGDKFASRHGQKGILSRLWPAEDMPFTESGMVPDILFNPHGFPSRMTIGMLIESMAGKSAALHGLCHDATPFTFSEENSALEYFGEMLKAAGYNFYGTERLYSGISGVELEADIFIGVVYYQRLRHMVSDKFQVRTTGARDKVTNQPIGGRNVQGGIRFGEMERDALLAHGTSFLLHDRLFNCSDRSVAHVCVKCGSLLSPLLEKPPPSWSALRNRKYNCALCNRSDTIDTVSVPYVFRYFVAELAAMNIKVKLDVV; from the exons ATGCACTGTGTGAAGGGAGAACATTCTGCAGTCAATATGAACCTTCACTACCTGGAAAATGGCACAGTTATGTTGAACTTCATTTACCGGAAAGagctgttctttcttcctttgggaTTTGCACTTAAG GCACTTGTCAGCTTTTCTGATTATCAGATTTTTCAAGAGCTCATCAAAGGAAAAGAGGATGACTCTTTCTTTAGGAACTCTGTGTCTCAGATGTTGAGGATAGTAATGGAAGAGGGTTGTTCCACACAGAAACAGGTCCTTAACTACCTGGGGGAATGCTTCAGAGTGAAACTCAGTCTTCCTGACTGGTACTCCAATGAACAGGCGGCAGAGTTCTTGTTCAA CCAGTGCATCTGCATCCACTTGAAATCCAGTACTGAAAAGTTTTATGTACTTTGTCTCATGACCCGGAAGCTCTTTGCTTTAGCCAGAGGAGAGTGCATGGAGGAGAATCCTGATAGTTTGGTGAATCAAGAAGTCCTTACACCTGGCCAGCTGTTCCTTATGTTTTTGAAG gaaaaaatgGAAGCTTGGTTAGTGTCTATTAAAATAGCTTTAGATAAGAAGGCTCAGAAGACTGATGTGTCCATAAACTCTGAAAATTTGATGAAGATTTTCAGTATGGGAACAGACCTTACAAGACCATTTGAATATCTTCTTGCTACTGGGAATCTGCGTTCGAAAACAG GTCTTGGCTTCCTGCAAGATTCTGGACTTTGTGTTGTGGCTGACAAGCTGAACTTCATACGCTATCTCTCCCATTTCCGCTGTGTGCACAGAGGGGCTGCTTTTGCCAAGATGAGGACCACCACTGTACGTAGGCTGCTGCCAGAGTCCTGGGGCTTCCTTTGCCCCGTGCACACCCCAGATGGGGCGCCCTGTGGTCTGATGAACCACCTAACTGCCACGTGTGAGGTCGTCACGCAGCTTGTGTATACAACAtctcttccaactctgctctgcaGCTTAG GGGTCACTCCCGTTGATGGAGCACCACATCGACCCTACAGAGAGTGCTACCCTGTCCTGCTGGATGGCCTCATGGTGGGCTGGGTGGATAAGGATCTTGCTCCTGGCATCGCAGATTCTCTCCGACGATTTAAG GtgttgagagaaaaaagaatccCCCCCTGGATGGAGGTGGTCCTTGTCCCCATGACAGGAAAGCCAAGTCTGTACCCAGGACTCTTGCTTTTTACCACTCCTTGCCGACTGGTACGGCCTGTGCAGAACTTGGAACTGGGCCAAGAAGAATTGATTGGCACGATGGAACAG CTCTTCATGAACATCGCTATCTTTGAGGATGAGGTTTTTGCTGGAGTCACCACACACCAGGAACTCTTCCCTCACAGCCTGCTCAGTGTCATCGCCAACTTCATCCCCTTCTCTGACCACAACCAGAGTCCACGGAACATGTACCAGTGCCAGATGGGTAAG CAGACTATGGGCTTTCCCCTTCTCACTTACCAAGACCGATCAGATAATAAACTGTACCGTCTTCAGACTCCACAGAGTCCTCTTGTAAgaccatgcatgtatgattattaTGACATGGATAACTACCCAATAGGGACAAATGCCATTGTTGCTGTGATTTCATACACTGGCTATGACATGGAAGATGCCATG ATTCTAAATAAGGCTTCTTGGGAGCGAGGCTTTGCCCATGGAAGTGTCTACAAGTCGGAGTTCATAGACCTGTCTGAAAGGATTAAACAGGGAGATGATAGTCTGGTGTTTGGGGTCAAACCTGGTGACCCCCGGACTCTACAGAAGTTGGATGGCGATGGACTGCCCTTCATAGGGGCAGCACTGAAGTATGGAGACCCATATTACGGCTACCTCAACCTCAACACCGGGGAGAGCTTTGTGGTGTTCTATAA GAGTAAAGAAAATTGCATCGTGGATAACATCAAAGTGTGCAGCAACGACACTGGGAATGGGAAATTCAAGTGTGTTTGCGTCACAATGCGTGTCCCTCGGAACCCAACAATCGGAGATAAGTTCGCCAGTCGTCACGGGCAGAAGGGCATTTTGAGCCGGTTGTGGCCAGCTGAAGACATGCCTTTTACTGAGAGTGGGATGGTGCCAGACATTCTGTTCAACCCTCACGGCTTTCCATCCCGCATGACCATCGGCATGTTAATTGAGAGTATGGCTGGGAAATCTGCCGCTTTGCATGGCCTCTGCCACGATGCGACACCCTTCACTTTTTCCGAGGAGAACTCTGCTTTGGAGTACTTCGGCGAGATGTTAAAGGCTGCGGGCTACAACTTCTATGGCACTGAGAGATTGTATAGTGGCATCAGTGGGGTAGAACTGGAGGCAGACATTTTCATAGGCGTGGTTTATTATCAGCGCTTACGTCACATGGTGTCTGACAAATTTCAAGTTAGAACGACTGGAGCCAGGGACAAAGTCACCAACCAGCCTATTGGGGGAAGAAACGTGCAGGGCGGAATCCGTTTTGGGGAGATGGAGCGGGATGCTCTCTTGGCCCACGGCACATCTTTTCTCCTCCATGACCGCCTCTTCAATTGCTCTGACCGCTCGGTGGCCCACGTGTGTGTCAAGTGTGGCAGTTTACTTTCTCCACTATTGGAGAAGCCACCCCCTTCCTGGTCCGCCTTGCGCAACAGAAAAtacaactgtgctctctgtaaccgcaGTGACACCATTGATACTGTCTCTGTGCCTTACGTGTTTCGGTATTTTGTAGCTGAACTGGCAGCTATGAACATCAAAGTGAAGCTGGACGTCGTGTAA
- the Chchd5 gene encoding coiled-coil-helix-coiled-coil-helix domain-containing protein 5 — protein MQAALEVTARYCGRELEQYGQCVAAKPESWQRDCHHLKMSIARCTSSHPIIRQIRQACAEPFEAFEECLRQNEAAVGNCAEHVRRFLQCAEQVQPPHTPTAVEAQPLPAS, from the exons AT GCAGGCGGCCCTGGAGGTCACTGCTCGCTACTGTGGCCGGGAGCTGGAGCAGTATGGCCAGTGTGTGGCAGCCAAGCCTGAGTCATGGCAGCGAGACTGCCACCACCTTAAGATGAGCATTGCTCGGTGCACATCCTCCCA CCCAATCATCCGCCAGATCCGCCAGGCCTGTGCTGAGCCTTTTGAGGCCTTCGAAGAGTGTCTTCGGCAGAATGAGGCAGCTGTCGGCAATTGTGCGGAACACGTGCGCCGCTTCCTGCAGTGTGCTGAGCAGGTGCAGCCACCACACACGCCCACAGCTGTAGAG GCACAGCCGCTTCCTGCCTCCTGA
- the Polr1b gene encoding DNA-directed RNA polymerase I subunit RPA2 isoform X1, with protein sequence MDPGGRWRGLPSGPSLKHLTDPSYGVPPEQQKAALQELTRAHVESFNYAVREGLSHAVQDIPSFDFAFKDERISLTIVDAVISPPTVPKGAICKELNVYPAECRGRRSTYRGKLTADISWAVNGISKGIIKQFLGYVPIMVKSKLCNLYSLPPPALIEHHEEAEEMGGYFIINGIEKVIRMLIMPRRNFPIAMVRPKWKSRGPGYTQFGVSMHCVKGEHSAVNMNLHYLENGTVMLNFIYRKELFFLPLGFALKALVSFSDYQIFQELIKGKEDDSFFRNSVSQMLRIVMEEGCSTQKQVLNYLGECFRVKLSLPDWYSNEQAAEFLFNQCICIHLKSSTEKFYVLCLMTRKLFALARGECMEENPDSLVNQEVLTPGQLFLMFLKEKMEAWLVSIKIALDKKAQKTDVSINSENLMKIFSMGTDLTRPFEYLLATGNLRSKTGLGFLQDSGLCVVADKLNFIRYLSHFRCVHRGAAFAKMRTTTVRRLLPESWGFLCPVHTPDGAPCGLMNHLTATCEVVTQLVYTTSLPTLLCSLGVTPVDGAPHRPYRECYPVLLDGLMVGWVDKDLAPGIADSLRRFKVLREKRIPPWMEVVLVPMTGKPSLYPGLLLFTTPCRLVRPVQNLELGQEELIGTMEQLFMNIAIFEDEVFAGVTTHQELFPHSLLSVIANFIPFSDHNQSPRNMYQCQMGKQTMGFPLLTYQDRSDNKLYRLQTPQSPLVRPCMYDYYDMDNYPIGTNAIVAVISYTGYDMEDAMILNKASWERGFAHGSVYKSEFIDLSERIKQGDDSLVFGVKPGDPRTLQKLDGDGLPFIGAALKYGDPYYGYLNLNTGESFVVFYKSKENCIVDNIKVCSNDTGNGKFKCVCVTMRVPRNPTIGDKFASRHGQKGILSRLWPAEDMPFTESGMVPDILFNPHGFPSRMTIGMLIESMAGKSAALHGLCHDATPFTFSEENSALEYFGEMLKAAGYNFYGTERLYSGISGVELEADIFIGVVYYQRLRHMVSDKFQVRTTGARDKVTNQPIGGRNVQGGIRFGEMERDALLAHGTSFLLHDRLFNCSDRSVAHVCVKCGSLLSPLLEKPPPSWSALRNRKYNCALCNRSDTIDTVSVPYVFRYFVAELAAMNIKVKLDVV encoded by the exons ATGGATCCCGGCGGCCGGTGGCGTGGCCTGCCCAGCGGGCCTAGCCTGAAGCACCTCACCGACCCCTCTTACGGGGTCCCTCCCGAGCAGCAGAAGGCGGCGCTGCAGGAGCTGACGCGGGCGCACGTGGAGTCTTTCAACTACGCCGTGCGCGAGGGGCTCAGCCACGCGGTGCAG GATATACCTTCCTTTGACTTTGCTTTCAAAGATGAGCGTATCTCTCTTACTATTGTGGATGCTGTCATCAGTCCACCCACAGTTCCAAAAGGGGCCATCTGCAAAGAGCTCAACGTTTATCCAGCTGAATGCCGGGGCCGAAGGAGTACCTACCGTGGGAAGCTGACA GCTGATATCAGCTGGGCAGTGAATGGAATCTCAAAAGGAATCATCAAGCAGTTTCTTGGCTATGTTCCCATCATGGTGAAGTCCAAGCTTTGCAACTTATAcagccttcctcctccagccctcATTGAGCACCACGAGGAGGCAGAG GAAATGGGAGGCTATTTTATAATCAATGGCATTGAAAAAGTCATCCGAATGTTAATTATGCCTCGGAGAAATTTCCCCATTGCAATGGTAAGACCAAAGTGGAAAAGCAGAGGGCCTGGCTATACTCAATTTG GAGTTTCAATGCACTGTGTGAAGGGAGAACATTCTGCAGTCAATATGAACCTTCACTACCTGGAAAATGGCACAGTTATGTTGAACTTCATTTACCGGAAAGagctgttctttcttcctttgggaTTTGCACTTAAG GCACTTGTCAGCTTTTCTGATTATCAGATTTTTCAAGAGCTCATCAAAGGAAAAGAGGATGACTCTTTCTTTAGGAACTCTGTGTCTCAGATGTTGAGGATAGTAATGGAAGAGGGTTGTTCCACACAGAAACAGGTCCTTAACTACCTGGGGGAATGCTTCAGAGTGAAACTCAGTCTTCCTGACTGGTACTCCAATGAACAGGCGGCAGAGTTCTTGTTCAA CCAGTGCATCTGCATCCACTTGAAATCCAGTACTGAAAAGTTTTATGTACTTTGTCTCATGACCCGGAAGCTCTTTGCTTTAGCCAGAGGAGAGTGCATGGAGGAGAATCCTGATAGTTTGGTGAATCAAGAAGTCCTTACACCTGGCCAGCTGTTCCTTATGTTTTTGAAG gaaaaaatgGAAGCTTGGTTAGTGTCTATTAAAATAGCTTTAGATAAGAAGGCTCAGAAGACTGATGTGTCCATAAACTCTGAAAATTTGATGAAGATTTTCAGTATGGGAACAGACCTTACAAGACCATTTGAATATCTTCTTGCTACTGGGAATCTGCGTTCGAAAACAG GTCTTGGCTTCCTGCAAGATTCTGGACTTTGTGTTGTGGCTGACAAGCTGAACTTCATACGCTATCTCTCCCATTTCCGCTGTGTGCACAGAGGGGCTGCTTTTGCCAAGATGAGGACCACCACTGTACGTAGGCTGCTGCCAGAGTCCTGGGGCTTCCTTTGCCCCGTGCACACCCCAGATGGGGCGCCCTGTGGTCTGATGAACCACCTAACTGCCACGTGTGAGGTCGTCACGCAGCTTGTGTATACAACAtctcttccaactctgctctgcaGCTTAG GGGTCACTCCCGTTGATGGAGCACCACATCGACCCTACAGAGAGTGCTACCCTGTCCTGCTGGATGGCCTCATGGTGGGCTGGGTGGATAAGGATCTTGCTCCTGGCATCGCAGATTCTCTCCGACGATTTAAG GtgttgagagaaaaaagaatccCCCCCTGGATGGAGGTGGTCCTTGTCCCCATGACAGGAAAGCCAAGTCTGTACCCAGGACTCTTGCTTTTTACCACTCCTTGCCGACTGGTACGGCCTGTGCAGAACTTGGAACTGGGCCAAGAAGAATTGATTGGCACGATGGAACAG CTCTTCATGAACATCGCTATCTTTGAGGATGAGGTTTTTGCTGGAGTCACCACACACCAGGAACTCTTCCCTCACAGCCTGCTCAGTGTCATCGCCAACTTCATCCCCTTCTCTGACCACAACCAGAGTCCACGGAACATGTACCAGTGCCAGATGGGTAAG CAGACTATGGGCTTTCCCCTTCTCACTTACCAAGACCGATCAGATAATAAACTGTACCGTCTTCAGACTCCACAGAGTCCTCTTGTAAgaccatgcatgtatgattattaTGACATGGATAACTACCCAATAGGGACAAATGCCATTGTTGCTGTGATTTCATACACTGGCTATGACATGGAAGATGCCATG ATTCTAAATAAGGCTTCTTGGGAGCGAGGCTTTGCCCATGGAAGTGTCTACAAGTCGGAGTTCATAGACCTGTCTGAAAGGATTAAACAGGGAGATGATAGTCTGGTGTTTGGGGTCAAACCTGGTGACCCCCGGACTCTACAGAAGTTGGATGGCGATGGACTGCCCTTCATAGGGGCAGCACTGAAGTATGGAGACCCATATTACGGCTACCTCAACCTCAACACCGGGGAGAGCTTTGTGGTGTTCTATAA GAGTAAAGAAAATTGCATCGTGGATAACATCAAAGTGTGCAGCAACGACACTGGGAATGGGAAATTCAAGTGTGTTTGCGTCACAATGCGTGTCCCTCGGAACCCAACAATCGGAGATAAGTTCGCCAGTCGTCACGGGCAGAAGGGCATTTTGAGCCGGTTGTGGCCAGCTGAAGACATGCCTTTTACTGAGAGTGGGATGGTGCCAGACATTCTGTTCAACCCTCACGGCTTTCCATCCCGCATGACCATCGGCATGTTAATTGAGAGTATGGCTGGGAAATCTGCCGCTTTGCATGGCCTCTGCCACGATGCGACACCCTTCACTTTTTCCGAGGAGAACTCTGCTTTGGAGTACTTCGGCGAGATGTTAAAGGCTGCGGGCTACAACTTCTATGGCACTGAGAGATTGTATAGTGGCATCAGTGGGGTAGAACTGGAGGCAGACATTTTCATAGGCGTGGTTTATTATCAGCGCTTACGTCACATGGTGTCTGACAAATTTCAAGTTAGAACGACTGGAGCCAGGGACAAAGTCACCAACCAGCCTATTGGGGGAAGAAACGTGCAGGGCGGAATCCGTTTTGGGGAGATGGAGCGGGATGCTCTCTTGGCCCACGGCACATCTTTTCTCCTCCATGACCGCCTCTTCAATTGCTCTGACCGCTCGGTGGCCCACGTGTGTGTCAAGTGTGGCAGTTTACTTTCTCCACTATTGGAGAAGCCACCCCCTTCCTGGTCCGCCTTGCGCAACAGAAAAtacaactgtgctctctgtaaccgcaGTGACACCATTGATACTGTCTCTGTGCCTTACGTGTTTCGGTATTTTGTAGCTGAACTGGCAGCTATGAACATCAAAGTGAAGCTGGACGTCGTGTAA